Within Engraulis encrasicolus isolate BLACKSEA-1 chromosome 8, IST_EnEncr_1.0, whole genome shotgun sequence, the genomic segment CACAAAGGGAGCCTGATTGTCAAATATAAGCCAAAGATCACACAAAAGAGTGACCAGGAAAAAGCACATAAAACGAGCAGAAACGTCTTCCTCTGTGTCATGATACTGTGATAGTGCAGTGGGTCACATATGGCCACATATCTATCATAGGCCATCACAGACAATAGAGTAAACTCCGATATCTCATAGGTGTGAACAACAAATATTTGTGTGAAACATGCCGGGCGCGATATTGCATGAGTATTGGACAAAATGTCAGCAGAAAGTCTCGGAAACAGTGCAGAGCTGCCGTACAGAGAGTTGAATAACAGGCAGCACATCAACAGATACATGGGCTGCTCGTGAAGAGACTTGTCCTTCAATACAACCAGCAGGATAGTCACATTGAAGAGAATGATGAGAAAGTATGCTAATATTGTTAACAGAAAATAAAGTATTCTTACATTTTCGTATCCCTTAAATGATGTGAAATAAAAATACGATGGCATTGTTTTGTTGTCCATTTTCGCATGCTAATGGACAGTGGGAAATACATTTTGATCATAAAAAGCCATCCACTTACTCGATTTGTTAAGGCTATCAGAATAGAATCATATGTAGAAGCAATCGTTATTGGCAACATTAACTCTAAACATTTTAACAATATAGCCTAGGCGACatacaaaacacaaataaataattacaaagtaaaatTAAAACCGCTAATGTTTCAGAAAGCTGGCAGGCAAGATATTGGTGGAAGGACAGGCACCTATCATTACCGACAGCATCAGTAAATTCAAAGGTCGGTATGAGCAATCATGTCTTAAGCTCTGTCTTAAGTTCTGTTGTCAAAGCCCTTGACAGTGTAAAACATGTCATAGGCCTCTTGACATTCACAGCATATGATCTGCATACTAATGGCCTCCTACAacgcaggggtgaatttctcaaaaccaaagttgcttactacattagctactttgttgttttcaatgcattttcccattggcaactaccgaagttgctaacaggctaacaacttctcttttgagaaactcaccccaggtctgTCAACGTCACGATAATATACAGTATTACCCGCTGCTAATGACATactatagcagtgattctcaaagtgtggtccggggaccactgctggtccgcgacagagctcaggtggtccgtgaggggatttctacttttccaagacaagctagcagtaggctttatTTGTAACAGTGTTGCAAAGCAATTTTCACCACAatgagacaggcttgtaatgtgaataaaaggcaagtgtcgaattagcacccgtcattcagttgacaggtggtccctgaacatttttagggagacaaagtggtcctcggtctggaaaagtttgagaaacgaaCTCCACTAGAGGACAGACAGATATGCTGTTTTCTCAAATGTTACCCGTTACAGTATGTTGACAGTGAGACTTTACTAAACTAGTAATGATGAGTCATTAAAAACCTCATTGCAGTTTTCACTGGTATATAAGGGTGTACACAGTGTGAAGTAGCCACCTACGTATATACGTCACACATATATTTCCATGGTATAAACATTTCAAAACTTCAAAACTTCAACCTtttcacctgccagggggccccctgattggccaatagTGAAACATTattaaattgtgacaagatgcaatattgaaaaaatggaTCTGTCATGTACAATACTAGTTGATAACATATGTTATCCGTAATTCCTAGCTCatcattatgacactgtctagttctatgtaaatttgttgcaaaatttgccctccaggggggccacagcaacctatagcctaagCGCCCCGGGCcatattaatccagccctggcagtgaATGTCTCCAGTGTAATTTAGTAATTTAGTAGTTTACACTGCCAGGGGTTTTGACGCCCGAACTTAAGGCTGAGCTGAAGCTGTGGTTATCCAGACTGGCCTTTAAACAGGCTGAGGCACAAGGTACAGGATTAGATAGCATGTCCTTCTAAACAACACGCTGAAACACTATTTtgagtttaaccccttagcgcagagcctatgttattatcctactgtcaccaaaattgtaatgcctatgtcttaattcgttacttaaggctctctaatgtcatagcaatgttgttatgatgtagttgagtattttcagcaaatagtgaataggcctgctggcgaccctatctgcagtaagaggctactttaaTCTTATACTGTATAGGTGGTTTGTATGTATCTCATGGTAAATATTTGTGGAATTATGGCTGACAACTTCAAGTGTTGCCACATAACTTGTAGAGATGTTTTTCTAATTGTTAAAATGTCCTGTGCATAGCCCTTTCACCATGCAAATGCGTGTTGTTGCCAAAATTCCACATTAGCAATCATGTGAGAGAACGGCAAAGTAAAATGAACAACAAAACTGTTCCAGCATACTTTCATTTCACCTCGTTTAGCATTTATGGAAATGCAAGAATAATTTATTTTCTATTAATGGTAATAGCATATTTTCTCATAGTTCTTTTCAATATGACTATATTGCTGGTTGTATTGAAGGACAAGTCTCTTCACGAGCAGCCCATGTATCTGTTGATGTGTTGCCTGCTATTCAACTCTCTGTACGGCAGCTCTGCGCTGTTTCCGAGGCTTTCAGCTGACCTTCTGTCTACAACTCACACAATATCCCGTCCTGCATGTTACACACAGCTATTTGTGGTTCACTCCTATGCAATCTCTGAGTTTGCTGTGTTAACGTTCATGGCATATGACAGGTACATCGCCATATCTGAACCTCTGCGATATCACAGCATTATGACACAGAGGAAGACTGGTCTGCTTATTTCATGTGCTTTTTCCTGGTCACTCGTTTGTGTGATTGTTGGAGTGTACTTATCTGCCAGACTACCCCTGTGTGGCAATAAGATACCACGATTATATTGTTCAAATTGGTCTGTTGTAAGACTTTCATGCGTGTCAACGGTAATTAACAATATTTGGGGCTTTTTTGTTACTGTGACCACAGTCTGTCTACCTGCTGGTTTCATATTGTTCACATACATCAGGATTCTCATTGTCTGCAGAAAAAGCACAGCTGAGTTCAGAGGCAAAGCACTGAAAACGTGTCTGCCGCACATTGTCAGTTTTGTCACCTATTCCATAGCAGTCTTCTCTGATATTACTCTTGGTCGGTACGAACCAGATGAAATTATAGTCGCTTTGTTAATTTCTCTTGAATATCTTATGATTCCGCCATTACTAAACCCTCTGATATATGGTCTAAGCTTGCCAGATATCCGAAGAAGAATTCTGAGAATGATCATTTCATTAAAGATTGTCCTTGAACGTTGAGTTCTTAGAAATGTATTTATCAGGAACATGACACCAAAAGAAAACATACTTAAATGTTTGAAATGTATTTCTTGCATTTTGATGAATCTGTTATGGGGCCTACACCTACTTTGCCCTCTGTAAATGGACCACTGGTGTTCTTCAGACATATTTTGAATGTCAGATGTCACACAATTTATACTTTGTAGCACATTGTCCTTACAAAATACATTTGGTACCACTTTATAATAAGGGGTGCATGAAAAGCATTGTGAAGACTTTGTAAATAATTGACTATTggtaaacaaaacattaacaaatatttgtaaatgaggGGAAATGTTATgctaatattttgtatttatcaaacatttacaaattgtttgtgaatgaataaaaaacactctgttaaaaggtttgtaaaatctttaacattttatttgtagatattttctaaagcattaataaaacttacttcatcataaaacatttgttaatgtgttgttcaTGATtagtaaattattatgttataATGTGAAACATGACTGCCTGATATTGCTATGTCGTAGTGGGAAATGTATTGCATAGTTCTAGTACAGTTTTTGGACAACTGATAAAGCATCTGTCCAGGCAACTCAAAAGTAGACAAAGAATAATTAAATAGTATGTGCCTACACGGATCACTCAATAAATGTACATGTAAATATACagtagctgcaagcagcaatttaAGGCTAAGCAGTGAACCAGTCTAAGTCGACATGACAGTAGAAAATAGACCTGACcagctgcgtttcccaaaaactcctaAGTAGTACTAAAGCCTAAGTAGTACTccagtatgaggggccgcctaggcaatataggcctaccagaaatagGTTTCACATCATAACTAAAAGCTTAtgaatacactattttacctcgcacatgcacttTAGCAAGAATTTTATTGACATGTATCAGAACAAAACGTTGTGTGTAGGCCAATACaagtaccgtattggcccgaatataagatgaACCTGAATATAAGGCgacccccccattttcaggctcatgttttggggaatttttttttttgaagactaaattttgtttcacattggaaacttctttcaaaatgcagtttttaatttgttggaaaatcagAGGCTTtttacacagaaaaaaatgcacaatataatTACTAAGAaattttcatgataaaagacCACAGATAAGATGGCTACTCacacccttttcctttctttgcccaGTAGGCACCTACAGCTGCCTGGACGCGCCTGTTCTAAGTGCAACGCAAACATAGCCAACACTCAGAGCatgtctgcgccagccaggcaaccagtccagtagagataggctacctattgtgcaatgcacagattttgcaaaatgcttagttgacagcaatatctagcctaacCAGCatccgtctcgccaaatcgctgttcattttatgcatccaaagttttccattGTACTAAACCGAACGTaaccaaaagcagattgacgcattgcatttgaacaaccgtatctcggtcatttcgtgaaaaaaaaatggggaaattaactttaaacttcgtggtgcattcacgttattgcccttTTTTCGTGGctgggcaacgcttccgctgcctattcatttgaattgcccgactgctgcctagcgacccactagtttgacgccttttcggtaccgtcacatggtaatcaaacatttcaaacaagcaatttagggttagagttaggtttagggttaaggttagggttaaggttagggttagggttagggttagggttaggtttaggtttaggtttagggttaaggttagggttaggtttaggtttagggtcgtatgacataaggcgtaagtaccgaaagggcgtcgaattagtgagtcccgagtgtatcagcagtgttctgtcagcacccctccccgcccctgcagacgcttggataaccatagcaacaacatgtGCTGAAAATACCGACCACGAgttgctaggcagcagtcgggcaattcaaatgaataggcattttgaatttttagctgcaaaaatgactgtacttggatcttactagaaaatatttgtttattacttagtaaacgttcatgtaaagatcaaatctggcaacaggcagcctagtttcaatgagcagcatagttgcagtacccttttaacgggccttccccgtctctttctccccgctcatttcctgtccctctgttcctttactgtcacaataaaggtataaaaagtgcaaaatgattatgatataggcctatatataaaatcACGTGTACCAGGTTTGGTTTCAATCCGTTCAAAGACTGCCGAGACAAGTGCTCACATGTTGTTTTGCGACTTCTGTCAAATGATAGCTGATTTGTAGACAGCTTGCTgcaaagagcatttttaccactacattacatcacattacatttcatttcatttagctgacacttgttttattcagggtattggttacagtccctggagcaatgtggggttaggtgccttgctcaaaggcacttcagccatggatgcaggtgtagggagaggtcaggtgggattcgaacctataacccccagattgaaagaccaactccctaaccgttaggccacggctgccccactacTGAGAGAGTCACTTTTTGAAAATTGGATGTTCGTTTCagaagttacaggcagaaatgtatcTCAACTTCTGACCTGTTGGTGGCACTAGAGGATTTAAGCTGGGGACTGGATTTTTTTGCGAGGAAAAAAAAAGGAGGAACATCAAAAGGGTGCACTGCAATTACCAAAATCAGTATCGATTGGCCCTACCGGTAGGCCACTCGTATACtgcgcggccgacccgggtttgattccggcttgctgtctgtcctccactgtcctgtcataaaaaaaaaacaataaaggcgtgaaaagcccccaaaaaatgcttaaaaaaaaTCTTACGTATCAAAGTTGGAggtacatgtatgcatgtctaTTCAGATGCAAGTGGTATTGATAGCCCTGCATTCCAAATCACAAGTTTTAAATTACACTTGTGaactgaaaagtgaaagcccattgggaaactccgactcccattgtcattgtgacacagcacacaagtgaacactgcacacaacaaaattgcatttatgcctcacccatgcaagggggcagccctcagacggtaccatgcacagggtacctcagtcatggaggaggatgagggagagcactggttgattactccccccaccaacctggcgggtcgggagtcgaaccggcaacctctgggatacaagtctgacgccctaaccgctcacccatgactgcccgatacTTTTTACAGTTGTCAATACAGCTTTCATTATGCCACACCCATTTTTGACCGCATGCCGCATGCTCTATTGCATGACTTATGTTTGTAGAATATGCTTGTCGTCATGTTGCTCAGGGCTGTTTGGACATATTTTACCTCAAACTGTATCATATAAGCtacaaaatactgtatgtgcgctatctgtggccatacattTTTTCAATCCACACAACAATGGAATCTTAACTAAAACAGTCTAATAATAGACCATCACACgcctactaagaaatagagaagcaacTATTTGTCTTATTTTTAAGTAACTTTTATTGTGCTTCTATTCTTGTTATATTACAGGTTAAATTTGTCATACAGGAGCAATGTATCACTTACTGTCCAGCGGTGAGAACATACAGTAGCTCCATATTCAAAAGAAATAAAATTGTAATACATTTAGAAATGGAAACAATAGACCTTATATTAAACAGCATTTAGGCCTTCTGTCTTTATTAGAATAAGAATTGGAGGTAAATTATAAACATTGCTATGTTAGGGATGATACACACCACAATGAAACAAGCACGTAATAGCCATCTCCCATCATAACACAAGAACAAGGCCTGTGCATTTCTGTTAAATTATTTAGTCGTCAATACAAAAATTGCATCTTCACATTAATTGCTTCCTTCATCTttcctctctatccatctatcataCAGTTGACACACCGAAGGCTGATTCAACCAATTGGAAATGTGTCCATAATCAGCAATTGATATCTATTGTTGCCTACACATCTATCTATTCAAATAGGTAGTCGCCCATGTTACACTGGTGAACATAACTTTTTGTAAAATATTGCTCATAGAGCTATTTTCTGTTCGTACATGTTGAGGCAAAATATACAGTGTTGCCATTGATCTATAAAACAGAAGAGAAAATGGAATTTGTCCCTGTATAATTATATGTATAAAATATTAATCAGACCACAAATGATTCGGTTGATGAAGTGAAGGTTTATTTAACAAAGCACAGATCAATAAATAGCCAAAGCAAACCCATGCTATCTATCTGTTCACATCATAGTCGTCTACGGTCTTCTTGATAAAGCAATTGTGTATCTTCATTTGAATGGCCTCTTTAATCTTTTCTGTGCGTGCCCCATACACCACTGGGTTTAATACAGGAGCGATGATCAGGAAATAAAGAGATAACACAACGCGAGCAGCGTAGGGAACATGGCTCATGTCAAATCTACTCTGATACAGCTCAAAGGAACAGCCAATGAAAAAGGTGGATATGGACACCAAGTGTGGCGCGCAAGTATTCAATACTTTAGTTTGCCCTGTTCTCGTCAACTGAAGACACACTAGTATAATCCTAACATATGAATATATGATTACGACAAAGGGCAGGACGACATAGATAAATGTAACAGTTGCGCTGTATATCTTTACTGATACAGGGTCAGGACACGCGAGTTTCAATAAGGAGTAGTTGTCACAATACACTTTCTCTATCACATTACCACAGATGTTGAGGCTCGCTGTGAGTGACAGGGTGATCATTACCCGACCAAAAGGAATAAGCCAGACAAAGAAAATACATATGACGACAATTAAAGGAGATATTATCTGTTTGTAGTTTAGAGGAAAGCATATGGAAATGTACCGATCAAAAGCCATCATCATTAAATTCATCATCTCACATCCGCCGTATGTGTTGATGGAAAATATCTGGATGAAACAAGCCGCCCGAGATATCTGAAATGTTCCTGAAAGGATGTTTGAGACAATAAAAGGTGCGAGGCTAGAGCCGCCATACAAGTTAATGCATGCTAAGTTGCCAATGAGGATATACATAGGCTCATGTAGCCTCCTCTCAACACTAACAACATATATAATCAACAAGTTGCCAAATATCATAACGGGGTAAAATAAAGCCAAAACAGCAGCAAAAATATATCTTTCATCGTGTATCTGGCGATAGGCATCCAATATAAAAGTCACATTAGACATTTTTCAACAGCGCCTACAATACACATTtatgactcacacacagactgtcaGGAAAAACAGGCTTAGGTTACATGATGGTGATACTTTCATTTCCCCTGCTCAGGTTTAAAGTAGCATTTTCCAAGCAATAAgctatttgtttatgaaataaACAACTTTCTGGTGAAGAGTTACACCCTGATAGCTGGTGTGCAGCGACTTTGAAGTAAATTCATGTATTGTCTACTGATCTGTACTGCGGCAAGTGGTCAACTGGCCTGTGGCTCTCCTCTTTATAAAGACTGAGGACACAGGGTATACTGTAAAGTACAACAATTGGAACTGAATAAGCAATGGGCTAAGTCCTGATTGGATGACTACAGCATACGTCATTGTTCATTACGATAATGACATGATGGCATTAGATAATCTGAATTAGTAAAATAGACTGCTGAAATACAGTAGatgtaataaataaatgatgtttaGCTACCCTACAAAACAAGCTATCAAAATGTCAATGTAATAACAAAAATCAATGCCTGACAAGAGTTGATGTGGTCCATATTCAAATAACATGGTTTCAACATGTTTATGCTGCATCAATCAGGTTGGCTTTAAGCCCTGCAGGAGTTCGGCAGTTAGAAATTGTGGTATGAgccaggggtgtaaataataatgtaAATTAATCGAtccatcgatcctacggccgacgatttgACCGATTTAGCGCAgatttagcgcagagcctatgttataaccttattgtaatggctatgtcttaatctgttacttaagggtctcactaatgtcatagcgatgttgtcatgatgtagttcagtattttcagcaaatagtgaataggcccggcggcaaccccatctgcactaagaggctcctcgaattgtatcgtatcgaggggcattcttaagtatagaaaataatcgaatcgctggcacctgtccaatgcccttgctccagaacataatagaagtagaaaagtaactggaaaaaatctaatcgaatcgtatcgtgaaTCGAAAGTATCGAAattaatcgaatccctgctttaagaaattggtactgtatcgtatcgtcatgaaggctgtgatttactccCCTAGTATGAGCTACTCGAATGTAAAGATATAGGccctattagggatgcaaattatcgattaattcattaatcattagttgatagccttatcaatcgacttacgattaattgataagcggcgttttccccccgaaatctcaatgttcctCGAAAAAACACTActcaatctaaacattttaattacaaattcagataaaataccacatttaaattaattctatttcaattccttaatccaaaggtgatttaaatattcccactattcacacccatcttcaaacacactcttcacatgcccatttcacctgggtctcttttcAGTTGAATTGccgattaattgtgattattgttttttaatcgattaatgcattgatggattaaagtcgattaatcgcttaatcgtttgcatccttaGGCCCTATAGTATGTCACAGAAGCTACAGTAGtgcacatttctgcagatttgcaagaatatcttttcatgggacagcATGCAGCACATCGCcatccaacactcatgcagaacaccgctgtgtgtttctctatggctctccactcacactgctaaaTGGAGGGAAGAATTTGAATCGTTTGGTACTATTACTTTTCTTTAAATAAAAATATTGattaaaatattgtgatatcaatactcTATTTCCTGTAATAATtgtgatatttttattttttaccacaatcgagcagccctacattgcattacattacttagTTGGATgaaggtgtaaggagaggtaagggttcGATTCACACCTGCCACCCTCTGATCATAGGACCACCTCCCTACCCATAAGGTCACAGCTGCCCCGGCCCAAACATCATGAAAGGGGTTTTTTTTCGTGTGTGAGACACAAGGCCAGGTTACTAGAATCAGCACAAAACAAACTGGGTTTCTTCTCATGGACTAGCCCCAGGGATGACTGAAGCTTCTTTTTTGTACACTAAGGGAGACGCAGGTGCATCGAAACATCATgttgtgcaccaaaaaaaaaccctcaaagagTAAGTTAGGGGTCTTaaacaccagggcggtaaagcgtcgcgaaacggccgtgttttttaccggcgtcggtgaaaatacattgaaacatacctgtccttacacaccaaccggcggtagtcgggcgtcagcggcgcgggagccggctccgtgccgcgctgcatttggaaaatagaacttgagcgtatttttcacgccggcgatcggcggtgtctcattcagaTGAATGTCAAAGTAGCacactagctttagctgtgggttttttttttaacaggactggccgcgcacaccgacgctgtcagtgtgaaaggcagagaaaaacacaggccgaaactaagcagaaagaccacgttcgtcccgcgaccgttccgttccgccttggtatgttttggcccttgtagtctgcacatccaaacgtctgacctgggagcaggacaagtaAATTCAgataagaaagagaaaagaagctTCAACTAGGGTGTTCTGCTCCCACTTGTTTGAACGGGGTCagctctatattcccacagcccattggtcccacagcttatcccTAAGAAAGTATTCAAATATAGatcctatgttccacaactccatgttcccacatttccgagtaaagtAAGAGCATGTGCCTTTCTCCCCAACATGGAACATAGGACCTACATTTGAATAAAGTCTTAGAAATTTGAGAACATGGAGCAGTAGGAATatgttgtgggaccaatgggctgtgggaacatagacacactccctGTTTGAACAGAACATCCCTgtggtcatccctgggtctattTGATGAGAAGTAGCCAAGTTTTCTCTGATTGTACTGTCCTGCATCCCCAAACCATTCCCAACAGTCCCACTACCgagcttgactagccagatgatgcacttttttgtgaaactcacttgtttaccaccaccacacatgcttgacaccttGTAAAGCAAATATGTTTATCTTGGTCACAAGAGAGATGAAAataccaaggatatggatcactggagccatatcgtgtggtctgatgagaccaagatataATATAATGCGTAATATAATGCATAATTCCACTTCTATATAATGCGTTATATAATGCATAATATAATGCATAATATAATGTGTAATATAATGCGTAATATAATGCATAATGCCACTTCTTGGAAATGCTGTCTGCAGTCCTGTTGTACGGTACTTGTAACTTTAAAGTGATTTTGTGATTTATTTTGATACAAGTCTTTCATTGATTGAAAAATGATAGTGTCAGCACAGCAGGCGTGTCAGCATGTGATAATACATTTGGATGACAATAGTATGGACAATGTCCTGTGTGTCATCAGATGTTTATTAAAGACACTAAATGAATAAAGGCgtacacactgaagaagggctctaCCCAAAAcatttgtgggcgaataaacacagaaaaacctgaagagtgctgtcctttgctttctttattcatttatggtCTATGTGGGATTCAACACCCAGCAAATAAGTATAAATAAGTATAAATTAGTATAATCATACAAAGGCAATCCAAATATGTCTGAACAACACAAGACACAAGTGTTATGGTATATGGGCCATAGTACAATCATGTCAAATCTACTCTGATATAGCTCAAAATAAACTCCAATAAAACTGTAAATATGAGGACATCCCCTTCACCCCAAAACTGTAATTGATAACTACATGTTCATCAACAAGGTGTCTTTAGTTGGAGTCATTGTAGCATGTTATACAGGTGAATTGATAGAACATAACTATTTGCAAAATTTAGCTCACAGAGCTATGTTTTGCACACGTTGAGTGTTGCCATTGACCTataaaacaaaagagaaaagggTATATGTCCCTGTATAATTCTATTAACACAACATTAATCAGACCACTTATAATACTGTTGATGACATGAAGGTTTATTTAACAAAGCAGACATTAATAAATAGCCAAAGCAAACCCATGCTATCTATCTGTTCTCTTCTTCTTCATGAAGCAATTGTGTATTTGAATTGCCTCTTTAATCTTTTCTGTGCGTGCCCCATATACCACTGGGTTTAATACGGGGGCGACGATCAGGAAATAGAGAGATAACACAACGCGAGCAGCATAGGGAACATGGCTCATGTCAAATCTACTCTGATACAGCTCAAAGGAACAGCCAATGAAAAAGGTGGATATGGACACCAAGTGTGGCGCGCAAGTATTCAATACTTTAGTCTGCCCTGTTCTCGTCAACTGAAGACACACTAGTATAATCCTAACATATGAATATATGATTACGACAAAGGGCAAGACAACATAGATAAATGTAAAAGTTGCGCTGTATATTTTTACTGGTACAGGATCAGGGCATGCGAGTTTCAATAAGGAGTAGTTGTCACAGTACACTTTCTCTATCACGTTACCACAGATGTGGAGGCTCGCTGTGAGCGACAGGGTGATCATTACCCGACCAAAAGGAATAAGCCAGACGAAGAAAATACATACGACGACAATTAAAGGAGATATTATCTGTTTGTAGTTTAGAGGAAAGCATATGGAAATGTATCTATCAAAAGCCATCATCATTAAATTCATCATCTCACATCCGCCGTATGTGTTGATGGAAAATATCTGGATGAAACAAGCCGCCCGAGATATCTGAAACGTGCCTGAAAGGATGTTTGAGACGATAAAAGGTGCGAGGCTAGAGCCGCCATACAAGTTAATGCATGCTAGGTTGCCAATGAGGATATACATAGGCTCATGTAGCCTCCTCTCGACACTAACAACATATATAATCAACAAGTTGCCAAATATCATAACAGGGTAAAGTAAAGCCAAAACAGCAGCAAAAATATATCGTTCATTGTGGATCTGGCGATAGGCATCCAATATAAAAGTCACATTAGACATTTTTCAACAGCGCCTACAATACACatttatgacacacacagactgtcaggAAAAACAGGCTTAGGTTACATGATGGTGATACTTTCATTTCCCCTGCT encodes:
- the LOC134453979 gene encoding olfactory receptor 51I2-like is translated as MDNKTMPSYFYFTSFKGYENVRILYFLLTILAYFLIILFNVTILLVVLKDKSLHEQPMYLLMCCLLFNSLYGSSALFPRLSADILSNTHAISRPACFTQIFVVHTYEISEFTLLSVMAYDRYVAICDPLHYHSIMTQRKTFLLVLCAFSWSLFCVIFGLYLTIRLPLCGYKIPSRVYCLNWSVVRLSCVSTVVNNIWGFFVVVTTIFLPAGFILFTYIRILIVCRKSTAEFRGKALQTCLPHIVSFVTYSITTFSDVALSRFDPSQIIQSLVLVVSLEYFVVPPLLNPLIYGLNLPDIRRRIFKIRISLKVVVT
- the LOC134453980 gene encoding putative gustatory receptor clone PTE03 → MNNKTVPAYFHFTSFSIYGNARIIYFLLMVIAYFLIVLFNMTILLVVLKDKSLHEQPMYLLMCCLLFNSLYGSSALFPRLSADLLSTTHTISRPACYTQLFVVHSYAISEFAVLTFMAYDRYIAISEPLRYHSIMTQRKTGLLISCAFSWSLVCVIVGVYLSARLPLCGNKIPRLYCSNWSVVRLSCVSTVINNIWGFFVTVTTVCLPAGFILFTYIRILIVCRKSTAEFRGKALKTCLPHIVSFVTYSIAVFSDITLGRYEPDEIIVALLISLEYLMIPPLLNPLIYGLSLPDIRRRILRMIISLKIVLER
- the LOC134453981 gene encoding olfactory receptor 4D11-like; amino-acid sequence: MSNVTFILDAYRQIHNERYIFAAVLALLYPVMIFGNLLIIYVVSVERRLHEPMYILIGNLACINLYGGSSLAPFIVSNILSGTFQISRAACFIQIFSINTYGGSSLHICGNVIEKVYCDNYSLLKLACPDPVPSRFDMSHVPYAARVVLSLYFLIVAPVLNPVVYGARTEKIKEAIQIHNCFMKKKRTDR